One part of the Mya arenaria isolate MELC-2E11 chromosome 3, ASM2691426v1 genome encodes these proteins:
- the LOC128227929 gene encoding heterogeneous nuclear ribonucleoprotein K homolog isoform X1, which translates to MSDGYGSHKREHEDDYGEESHGEGRKRHRGEGDRVDLRILLQSKNAGAIIGKAGTNIKRLRSDYKASVTVPDSDGPERILTISAELGTALDCLLDVIPTLEEYQNMKSNDFQCEIRMLVHQSQAGCVIGRAGFKIKELREKTGTNIKVYSQCCPNSTERVVAVAGKPESVVNCIDTIYELLESAPPKGPNQYYDPNNFDEYYCQEYGGYTMADGLRGNKGGRGGGRGGFGGRGGGDRGGFGGRGGGRGGRGGMGGDQMGGGGGGRGGGMGGGFGGRGGGNMGGGRGGGGNFGTPALTDLNTNMGSSNMGGGMGGGRGGGMGGGMGGARGGGMGGNMGGSGPRGGMGGGNFGGRGGGGGMSGGRGGMGGGMGGGMGGAMGGGLGGNMGNQSGFGNNPGGFGDNMGGFQDDNMGGMGNQGMMFGGNDPTTSTQVTIPKDMAGAIIGKGGSRIMEIRRQSEAQIVIDEALPGSNDRIITITGSEEQIQNAQYLLQMSARELQAGARAKNH; encoded by the exons ATGTCTGATGGAT ATGGAAGTCACAAGCGTGAGCATGAGGATGACTATGGGGAAGAGAGTCACGGTGAGGGTCGCAAGCGTCACCGTGGTGAGGGAGACCGGGTCGACCTCCGCATTCTCCTCCAGAGCAAG AATGCTGGAGCCATCATTGGCAAAGCGGGCACAAACATAAAGAGGTTGCGATCGGAC TACAAAGCAAGCGTTACAGTTCCCGATAGTGACGGTCCCGAACG GATTTTGACTATCAGCGCTGAGCTTGGCACTGCATTAGACTGCCTTCTGGATGTCATTCCAACCTTAGAAGAG TATCAGAACATGAAAAGTAACGACTTCCAGTGTGAGATCCGCATGCTCGTGCACCAGAGTCAGGCTGGCTGTGTCATTGGCAGGGCAGGATTCAAGATCAAGGAGCTCAGAGAG aaAACTGGCACAAACATCAAGGTCTACTCTCAGTGTTGCCCGAATTCAACAGAGCGTGTGGTGGCAGTGGCAGGAAAACCAGAATCCGTGGTCAACTGTATTGACACCATCTATGAGCTTCTTGAATCT GCACCGCCCAAGGGACCTAACCAGTATTATGACCCCAACAACTTCGATGAGTACTACTGCCAGGAGTATGGTGGCTACACAATGGCTGACGGTCTCCGTGGCAACAAGGGAGGTCGTGGTGGAGGTCGCGGGGGATTTGGAGGCCGAGGTGGTGGTGACCGTGGTGGATTTGGAGGCCGGGGAGGAGG TCGCGGTGGACGGGGTGGAATGGGTGGTGATCAGATGGGTGGAGGCGGTGGTGGTCGTGGAGGAGGCATGGGTGGGGGATTTGGTGGGCGAGGGGGCGGGAACATGGGAGGTGGGCGTGGTGGCGGTGGAAACTTCGGAACCCCTGCCCTTACAGACTTGAATACAAATATGGGCAGCAGCAACATGGGTGGAGGGATGGGCGGTGGCCGTGGAGGTGGAATGGGCGGCGGGATGGGAGGAGCCAGAGGTGGAG GTATGGGTGGTAACATGGGTGGCTCCGGTCCTCGGGGTGGTATGGGAGGTGGAAACTTTGGTGGGCGTGGTGGAGGAGGCGGTATGTCAGGTGGGCGTGGCGGTATGGGTGGTGGCATGGGAGGCGGCATGGGCGGCGCAATGGGAGGGGGATTAGG GGGAAACATGGGTAACCAGAGTGGGTTCGGCAACAACCCAGGAGGTTTTGGGGACAATATGGGAGGATTCCAGGATGACAACATG GGAGGTATGGGTAACCAGGGGATGATGTTTGGTGGCAATGATCCGACAACCAGCACACAGGTTACCATTCCTAAAGAT ATGGCGGGTGCCATTATCGGGAAAGGTGGATCACGAATCATGGAGATCAGGCGACAGTCCGAGGCCCAGATTGTGATTGATGAGGCCCTACCTGGGTCCAACGACCGCATCATCACCATCACAGGCTCCGAGGAGCAGATACAGAATGCTCAGTACCTCCTGCAGATGAG TGCAAGAGAGCTTCAGGCCGGAGCAAGGGCCAAAAATCATTAG
- the LOC128227929 gene encoding heterogeneous nuclear ribonucleoprotein K homolog isoform X2, whose product MSDGYGSHKREHEDDYGEESHGEGRKRHRGEGDRVDLRILLQSKNAGAIIGKAGTNIKRLRSDYKASVTVPDSDGPERILTISAELGTALDCLLDVIPTLEENMKSNDFQCEIRMLVHQSQAGCVIGRAGFKIKELREKTGTNIKVYSQCCPNSTERVVAVAGKPESVVNCIDTIYELLESAPPKGPNQYYDPNNFDEYYCQEYGGYTMADGLRGNKGGRGGGRGGFGGRGGGDRGGFGGRGGGRGGRGGMGGDQMGGGGGGRGGGMGGGFGGRGGGNMGGGRGGGGNFGTPALTDLNTNMGSSNMGGGMGGGRGGGMGGGMGGARGGGMGGNMGGSGPRGGMGGGNFGGRGGGGGMSGGRGGMGGGMGGGMGGAMGGGLGGNMGNQSGFGNNPGGFGDNMGGFQDDNMGGMGNQGMMFGGNDPTTSTQVTIPKDMAGAIIGKGGSRIMEIRRQSEAQIVIDEALPGSNDRIITITGSEEQIQNAQYLLQMSARELQAGARAKNH is encoded by the exons ATGTCTGATGGAT ATGGAAGTCACAAGCGTGAGCATGAGGATGACTATGGGGAAGAGAGTCACGGTGAGGGTCGCAAGCGTCACCGTGGTGAGGGAGACCGGGTCGACCTCCGCATTCTCCTCCAGAGCAAG AATGCTGGAGCCATCATTGGCAAAGCGGGCACAAACATAAAGAGGTTGCGATCGGAC TACAAAGCAAGCGTTACAGTTCCCGATAGTGACGGTCCCGAACG GATTTTGACTATCAGCGCTGAGCTTGGCACTGCATTAGACTGCCTTCTGGATGTCATTCCAACCTTAGAAGAG AACATGAAAAGTAACGACTTCCAGTGTGAGATCCGCATGCTCGTGCACCAGAGTCAGGCTGGCTGTGTCATTGGCAGGGCAGGATTCAAGATCAAGGAGCTCAGAGAG aaAACTGGCACAAACATCAAGGTCTACTCTCAGTGTTGCCCGAATTCAACAGAGCGTGTGGTGGCAGTGGCAGGAAAACCAGAATCCGTGGTCAACTGTATTGACACCATCTATGAGCTTCTTGAATCT GCACCGCCCAAGGGACCTAACCAGTATTATGACCCCAACAACTTCGATGAGTACTACTGCCAGGAGTATGGTGGCTACACAATGGCTGACGGTCTCCGTGGCAACAAGGGAGGTCGTGGTGGAGGTCGCGGGGGATTTGGAGGCCGAGGTGGTGGTGACCGTGGTGGATTTGGAGGCCGGGGAGGAGG TCGCGGTGGACGGGGTGGAATGGGTGGTGATCAGATGGGTGGAGGCGGTGGTGGTCGTGGAGGAGGCATGGGTGGGGGATTTGGTGGGCGAGGGGGCGGGAACATGGGAGGTGGGCGTGGTGGCGGTGGAAACTTCGGAACCCCTGCCCTTACAGACTTGAATACAAATATGGGCAGCAGCAACATGGGTGGAGGGATGGGCGGTGGCCGTGGAGGTGGAATGGGCGGCGGGATGGGAGGAGCCAGAGGTGGAG GTATGGGTGGTAACATGGGTGGCTCCGGTCCTCGGGGTGGTATGGGAGGTGGAAACTTTGGTGGGCGTGGTGGAGGAGGCGGTATGTCAGGTGGGCGTGGCGGTATGGGTGGTGGCATGGGAGGCGGCATGGGCGGCGCAATGGGAGGGGGATTAGG GGGAAACATGGGTAACCAGAGTGGGTTCGGCAACAACCCAGGAGGTTTTGGGGACAATATGGGAGGATTCCAGGATGACAACATG GGAGGTATGGGTAACCAGGGGATGATGTTTGGTGGCAATGATCCGACAACCAGCACACAGGTTACCATTCCTAAAGAT ATGGCGGGTGCCATTATCGGGAAAGGTGGATCACGAATCATGGAGATCAGGCGACAGTCCGAGGCCCAGATTGTGATTGATGAGGCCCTACCTGGGTCCAACGACCGCATCATCACCATCACAGGCTCCGAGGAGCAGATACAGAATGCTCAGTACCTCCTGCAGATGAG TGCAAGAGAGCTTCAGGCCGGAGCAAGGGCCAAAAATCATTAG